ATTGGCCCATAAGAAAGAAGAAGCTCTATACTATTGCCCCATAATGAGTTTTTCTTCACCTACAGTTTCAACTTCCCAAGTGAGGTAGGGAGAAGGTGACCACGGGAAAAGAGGTGGTGTTCCTAAAGGATTTCACGGTTTGGAAGTTATCTTAACCTTCATGTAGTGTTCTTTACAGGAACACTGCCTTTTCTTCACAACAACATTcagagttttggttttttggttgttttgggtgagggaaagagggagaaagaaaacaaggatCCCAGAGATGAAATGCTGGCAGTTTTGACACATtttggaaggaaagcacagttataaaaaggaaggaaataatGTAGTGAATCTGCAGCTAGAAGGGAAAAATAGAGTGCTGACATAGTTTGCACTGTGCCCATTCCAACAGCATTGAATTACACACCCTGTTCATGTGGAAACATACTGTCACACACAGCTGTCAGGAGAGGGAGAGTGGACACTTAGAAACCTGGAATTTAATTTTGCAGAACCAGTTAATGCAGAAGCCTTCCACTGGCCCTCCTAGTACTGGACAGAATGTGTTTTAAGGCATAGTTTAACATCCATTTCTTCCTAAAGCAATTTAAACAAGCCAGGATGTCAGACACAAAACACTCAACAGGTATTCTGACAGAGGTGAAAGCTGGTTTATGTACAGTGAAATACTTGCCTGCAAACAGGGGAgtcttgaaaaagaaagaaagaaaaagaactgCAGACCCAGATTCTAAAAAAGCAAACATTACCAACACAAGGAATGTTCATTAGAGTCCAGTTCCCACTAGAGCTACTCAACAGGAGGATGTACAATATGATTATGCTAAACAGCACTGATTGACTGATCGCAGAGTGCCCCGGGAGGGGGAAGAACCTTGGGAGGCCAAACTCTGCAGTATCCCAGTGCAAACTGCCTCAGAGGAAAAGCCTGCAGTCAACAAGCCTTCACACCTATTGCCAGGCTCCACTAAGAGATGCAGTAGCCAGGTGTCACCTAACAACTCCAGGACACTCCTGCGAAGGTGATGGTCCTGTGTGGATTCTAATGCACATCCCCCATGAGCAGTGTCCTGCACACATTCACCTGCCAGGCCACTGGCTTTCCCTCttccatggctgggccagctcaCAGCCACCAGAACCTCACATAGACAATGAGCATGATGAAGAACACGGCTACGGCCGCCAGCTTGGCGTACGTGGAGCGCATGTTCAGGTACTTGGCGTCCTGGCGGTACTTCTTGGACAAACTGGACAAGTTGTTGGCCTTGGAATCAAGAGCTGTTCAAGGGAAAGGGGAGAGGAGTTAGGATTAACTGAGCATTCCCCAAAGGTTACATTAAGTGTGCAAGTTTCTCTTGGCAGTGTGgcctgtgccccctgtgccaaGGGCTTGTCCTGCTGGGATGAGAGCCCCccgagctggagaggggctggtgtcccccacagcagcaccagcacctgcCAGTTGGTTCAGAACACAGCTGATCCAGCTGAAACACCCACTGGGCTCACTGCTTTTCTCAGCAGGGTCAAGCCTTTCCCTCAGGACGCTCTGCCCACCCAGCTGTCCCAGGAGACAGCACTGTGTGCCAAACCCTGGCCACTCCCAGTACCTGACAGGGCCTCTCCTCGCTGTAGGACCTCCTCAATGTTGGCCACCATAATCCTCTGcacatcctgcagctctgtgttgATGGAGCCCAGGTTCCTCCTCGCCCGGCTATCAATGTAGAGCTTCTTGGTTTTCTGGATGTAGGTGTCTGGAAGGAGACAGGGCTGTCAGGGGGAGTCTCACCTagcacagagctgcctggctgcaggaggggagcactgctgggacagccaGAAGACTACATGCAAATATTCACTGGAGTGAGGCCAAGAGACTAAAAGCAGGAAATCTGAATTAATGGACATGCACCACTTCCATATTCTCCTGCACAGAACACCCGTGTCTCTAGTGCCAAGGAGACTTTGAGCTGTCAATTCCACAGCACAAGCTGCAGAGAATcccatggctgcagctccctcccagcaaGAAGTTTCCTGACTAGCCACAGGGAGAGGGACCTCACCAAATTCAATGAAGGAATAGGGCCTGGAGACTGTTGGAACCTTCTTGCCATGCTGCTCATCAAACTCTGAGTGCAAGTCTTCCAGGTATGCAAAGGCCAGTTTCTTGGGGAACCCAGCTTCACACAGGACCAGGTAACACACTCCTTTCTCGATGATGTAGCTAAAAGAATGGCAGACAGAGCATTAATCAATCAATTTTGAACCTGTCCTGTCAAACATCACCCTGCACACCTTTATTCCTATGAGGCAATGAGA
The genomic region above belongs to Zonotrichia albicollis isolate bZonAlb1 chromosome 8, bZonAlb1.hap1, whole genome shotgun sequence and contains:
- the SEC22B gene encoding vesicle-trafficking protein SEC22b, whose amino-acid sequence is MRARRGRPSHGGAEVPAARRPRTGSGGGSFRAAPWQAGRQAGRAAGATMVLLTMIARVADGLPLAASMQEDEQSGRDLQQYQSQAKQLFRKLNEQSPTRCTLEAGAMAFHYIIEKGVCYLVLCEAGFPKKLAFAYLEDLHSEFDEQHGKKVPTVSRPYSFIEFDTYIQKTKKLYIDSRARRNLGSINTELQDVQRIMVANIEEVLQRGEALSALDSKANNLSSLSKKYRQDAKYLNMRSTYAKLAAVAVFFIMLIVYVRFWWL